In Fortiea contorta PCC 7126, one genomic interval encodes:
- a CDS encoding cation diffusion facilitator family transporter, translating into MWISVYLLGGLLIAEWGVGLWSKSLSLQADAGHILSDVTALVISLLATVLTQKPAKGKATFGNQRLEVLAALINGFSLIAIASFITWEAIERWQNPEPILGLPMLAIAVFGFGVNLLSIKLLHPHTHNDLNLQGAFLHVIADTISSLGVIIAALVVHIWHWWWADAAISFVVAVIIGLSALPIVKESLNIFLEYAPASIDPVEVDISIKSFPQVLQVEKLHIWKLSSNSVMLCAKITVECETIHERDRLQRKLQSHLQNNFGITDVTLQLTSYKAMPEIAIHPLLNQNLALMLSAEKTCSNP; encoded by the coding sequence TTGTGGATATCAGTATATCTCTTAGGAGGTTTGTTGATTGCTGAGTGGGGGGTGGGTTTGTGGAGCAAAAGCTTATCATTACAAGCAGATGCGGGACACATTCTATCTGATGTCACAGCTTTAGTCATATCGCTGCTGGCTACTGTTTTGACACAAAAACCTGCGAAAGGAAAAGCCACATTTGGCAATCAGCGTTTAGAAGTGCTGGCGGCGTTGATTAACGGCTTTAGTTTAATAGCGATCGCTAGTTTTATTACCTGGGAAGCGATTGAACGTTGGCAAAATCCCGAACCAATTTTGGGTTTACCAATGCTAGCGATCGCCGTTTTTGGTTTCGGCGTTAATCTGTTGAGTATTAAATTGCTCCATCCCCACACTCACAATGATTTAAACTTACAAGGAGCGTTTTTACACGTAATTGCTGATACTATCAGTTCCTTGGGTGTAATTATTGCCGCCTTAGTAGTTCATATCTGGCATTGGTGGTGGGCGGATGCGGCGATTAGTTTCGTAGTTGCTGTGATCATTGGCTTGAGTGCTTTGCCAATAGTCAAAGAAAGTCTGAATATTTTTTTGGAGTATGCACCAGCATCCATTGATCCAGTCGAGGTAGATATTTCTATTAAATCTTTTCCTCAGGTTTTGCAGGTAGAAAAACTACATATCTGGAAACTTAGCTCAAATAGTGTGATGCTATGTGCCAAGATAACTGTAGAATGTGAAACTATTCATGAGCGCGATCGCTTACAGCGAAAACTACAAAGTCATCTGCAAAACAACTTTGGCATCACAGATGTAACTTTGCAACTAACTAGCTATAAAGCCATGCCAGAAATCGCCATTCATCCTTTACTCAATCAAAATTTAGCCTTAATGTTGTCCGCTGAAAAAACATGCTCTAATCCATAG
- the rpsB gene encoding 30S ribosomal protein S2, producing MPVVSLAQMMESGVHFGHQTRRWNPKMSPYIYTSRNGVHIIDLVQTAQLMEDAYAYMRTQAEQGKKFLFVGTKRQAAGIIAQEASRCGSHYINQRWLGGMLTNWTTIKTRVDRLKDLERREESGALDLLPKKEASMLRREMAKLQKYLGGIKTMRKVPDVVVIVDQRREYNAVQECQKLAIPIVSLLDTNCDPDVVDIPIPANDDAIRSIKLIVGKLADAIYEGRHGQLEAEDDYEDFDTSEYDEDEYESDYTDSMIPEEEDEE from the coding sequence ATGCCAGTCGTTTCATTGGCTCAAATGATGGAGTCAGGAGTACACTTTGGGCACCAAACCCGGCGTTGGAACCCGAAAATGTCTCCATACATTTACACTTCCCGCAATGGAGTACACATCATTGACTTGGTGCAGACAGCCCAGTTGATGGAAGACGCCTACGCTTACATGCGGACACAAGCCGAGCAAGGGAAAAAGTTCTTGTTTGTGGGCACAAAGCGCCAAGCAGCAGGAATCATTGCCCAAGAAGCTAGTCGCTGCGGCTCTCACTACATTAACCAGCGCTGGTTGGGGGGAATGCTCACCAACTGGACAACCATCAAAACCAGAGTAGACCGTCTCAAAGATTTAGAACGCCGGGAAGAAAGCGGCGCCTTGGATCTATTACCCAAAAAAGAAGCTTCCATGCTACGGCGGGAGATGGCAAAGCTGCAAAAATATTTGGGTGGGATTAAAACCATGCGGAAAGTTCCTGATGTCGTGGTGATTGTAGACCAGCGGCGAGAGTATAACGCAGTTCAAGAGTGTCAAAAACTAGCGATTCCCATTGTTTCCTTATTGGATACGAATTGCGACCCAGATGTAGTAGACATCCCCATTCCCGCCAATGATGATGCAATTAGATCAATTAAGCTGATTGTCGGCAAATTGGCAGACGCAATTTATGAAGGTCGTCACGGTCAACTGGAAGCAGAAGACGATTACGAAGATTTCGACACCAGTGAGTACGACGAAGACGAATACGAAAGCGACTACACTGACTCGATGATTCCCGAAGAAGAAGACGAAGAATAG
- the tsf gene encoding translation elongation factor Ts: MAEISAKLVQELRQKTGAGMMDCKKALKETDGDIEEATDWLRKKNLVSAGKKSDRIAAEGLVDTYIQPGGQVGVLLEVNCQTDFVARNEAFKNLVKNLAQQAATADSVESLLAQPYIQDQNLTVEEFIKQAIVTLGENIQVRRFVTYKLAQGTSGIVDSYIHTGGRIGVLVELNSQTDAAASNEEFQSLARNSAMQVAACTNVEYVSVDQIPAEVAQKETDIEMGRDDLANKPQNIKEKIVQGRIEKRLKELTLLDQPFIRDQSISVEDLVKQVKAKVGEDIQVNRFVRFVLGEGIEKQESNFAEEVAAQMGTK; encoded by the coding sequence ATGGCGGAAATATCTGCAAAACTCGTCCAAGAGCTACGCCAGAAAACTGGTGCTGGTATGATGGACTGCAAAAAAGCGCTGAAAGAAACTGATGGCGACATAGAAGAAGCCACAGACTGGTTACGAAAAAAGAACTTAGTTTCGGCGGGTAAAAAAAGCGATCGCATTGCCGCAGAAGGTCTAGTAGACACCTATATTCAGCCCGGTGGCCAAGTAGGTGTACTCCTAGAAGTCAACTGCCAAACCGATTTTGTTGCCCGTAACGAGGCTTTTAAAAACCTAGTTAAGAACTTAGCCCAGCAAGCCGCAACTGCCGATAGTGTTGAATCTTTGCTAGCTCAACCCTATATTCAAGATCAAAACTTGACAGTGGAAGAGTTTATCAAACAAGCGATCGTCACTTTAGGCGAAAATATCCAGGTGCGCCGCTTTGTCACCTATAAATTAGCACAAGGCACATCAGGTATTGTAGACAGCTATATTCACACTGGCGGTCGAATTGGTGTACTAGTTGAGCTAAACTCCCAAACTGATGCAGCGGCTTCAAACGAAGAGTTCCAGTCCTTGGCTCGCAATAGCGCCATGCAAGTTGCTGCTTGCACCAACGTCGAATATGTCAGCGTAGATCAAATCCCCGCTGAAGTCGCCCAAAAAGAAACCGACATCGAAATGGGGCGAGACGATTTGGCAAACAAGCCCCAGAACATTAAAGAAAAAATTGTTCAGGGACGGATTGAAAAACGCCTGAAAGAATTAACTTTGCTAGACCAGCCTTTCATCCGCGATCAAAGTATTTCTGTAGAAGATTTGGTTAAGCAAGTGAAAGCTAAAGTAGGCGAAGATATCCAAGTCAATCGCTTCGTGCGCTTTGTCCTAGGCGAAGGCATTGAAAAGCAAGAAAGTAACTTTGCAGAGGAAGTTGCGGCACAAATGGGTACTAAGTAA